A window from Acinonyx jubatus isolate Ajub_Pintada_27869175 chromosome E1, VMU_Ajub_asm_v1.0, whole genome shotgun sequence encodes these proteins:
- the NEUROD2 gene encoding neurogenic differentiation factor 2 produces MLTRLFSEPGLLSDVPKFASWGDGDDDEPRSDKGDAPPPPPPPPPPGPGAPGPARASKPVPLRADEVPEAALAEVKEEGELGGEEEEEEEEEEGLDEAEGERPKKRGPKKRKMTKARLERSKLRRQKANARERNRMHDLNAALDNLRKVVPCYSKTQKLSKIETLRLAKNYIWALSEILRSGKRPDLVSYVQTLCKGLSQPTTNLVAGCLQLNSRNFLTEQGADGTGRFHGSGGPFAMHPYPYPCSRLAGAQCQAAGGLGGGAAHALRTHGYCAAYETLYAAAGGGGASPDYNSSEYEGPLSPPLCLNGNFSLKQDSSPDHEKSYHYSMHYSALPGSRPTGHGLVFGSSAVRGGVHSENLLSYDMHLHHDRGPMYEELNAFFHN; encoded by the coding sequence ATGCTGACCCGCCTGTTCAGCGAGCCCGGTCTCCTCTCGGACGTGCCCAAGTTCGCCAGCTGGGGCGACGGCGACGACGACGAACCGAGGAGCGACAAGGGCgacgcgccgccgccgccgccgccgccgcctccgccgggGCCCGGGGCTCCGGGGCCAGCCCGGGCCTCTAAGCCAGTCCCTCTCCGTGCAGACGAGGTGCCGGAGGCCGCGCTGGCCGAGGTCAAGGAGGAAGGCGAGCTGgggggcgaggaggaggaggaagaggaggaggaggaagggctggaCGAGGCAGAGGGCGAGCGGCCCAAGAAACGCGGGCCCAAGAAGCGCAAGATGACCAAGGCGCGCCTGGAGCGCTCCAAGCTGCGGCGGCAGAAGGCGAACGCGCGGGAGCGCAACCGCATGCACGACCTGAACGCGGCGCTGGACAACCTGCGGAAGGTGGTGCCCTGCTACTCCAAGACCCAGAAGCTGTCCAAGATCGAGACGCTGCGCCTAGCCAAGAACTACATCTGGGCGCTCTCGGAGATCCTGCGCTCCGGCAAGCGGCCCGACCTGGTGTCCTACGTGCAGACGCTGTGCAAGGGTCTATCGCAGCCCACCACCAACCTGGTGGCCGGCTGCCTGCAGCTCAACTCGCGCAACTTCCTCACGGAGCAGGGCGCCGACGGCACGGGCCGCTTCCACGGCTCTGGTGGCCCATTTGCCATGCACCCCTACCCGTACCCGTGCTCGCGCCTGGCGGGCGCACAGTGCCAGGCGGCGGGCGGCCTGGGCGGCGGCGCGGCGCACGCCCTGCGGACCCACGGCTACTGCGCCGCCTACGAGACGCTGTATgccgcggcgggcggcggcggcgcgagCCCGGACTATAACAGCTCCGAGTACGAGGGCCCGCTCAGCCCCCCGCTCTGTCTCAATGGCAACTTCTCACTCAAGCAGGACTCGTCGCCCGACCACGAGAAAAGCTACCATTATTCTATGCACTACTCGGCGCTGCCCGGCTCGCGGCCCACGGGCCACGGGCTGGTCTTTGGCTCGTCGGCTGTGCGCGGGGGCGTCCACTCGGAGAATCTCTTGTCTTACGATATGCACCTTCACCACGACCGGGGCCCCATGTACGAGGAGCTCAATGCGTTTTTCCATAACTGA